Proteins from a genomic interval of Desulfovibrio piger:
- a CDS encoding IS1595 family transposase: protein MAMKNKYAYRSRISEAKIRQLVKLFSVDLTASQIAELSGVNRNTVNRYVTAFRERIARYCEAESPVKGEVEVDESYFGARRVRGIRGRGAREKTIVFGLFKRNDNVYTEIVPDCSRATLQGIIRGRVDLESVIHSDGWRGYDGLVDLGYQKHFRVQHSHNEFSNKHSHINGIESFWSYAKTRLVRFRGLQKQTFYLHLKECEFRFNHRQENIYLLVLKLLRENPLS, encoded by the coding sequence ATGGCAATGAAAAACAAGTACGCATATCGTTCAAGAATTTCCGAGGCAAAAATTCGGCAACTTGTGAAGCTTTTTTCCGTTGATTTGACAGCTTCACAGATTGCGGAATTGTCCGGTGTTAACCGAAACACCGTCAACCGGTATGTGACGGCTTTCCGGGAAAGAATTGCCCGTTATTGCGAGGCGGAGTCTCCCGTCAAAGGGGAAGTCGAGGTTGATGAAAGCTACTTCGGCGCTCGCCGGGTCAGGGGCATCAGAGGCCGTGGAGCACGCGAAAAAACCATTGTTTTCGGCCTGTTCAAACGCAATGATAACGTCTATACGGAAATCGTTCCTGATTGCTCCAGAGCCACTCTCCAGGGCATCATACGTGGACGTGTAGACCTTGAAAGCGTCATTCATTCCGATGGTTGGCGAGGTTATGACGGGCTCGTCGATTTGGGATACCAAAAACACTTCCGCGTCCAGCATTCGCACAATGAATTTTCCAATAAGCACTCACATATCAATGGGATAGAAAGTTTTTGGAGCTATGCAAAAACCCGGCTGGTTCGTTTTAGGGGCCTTCAAAAACAAACGTTTTATCTCCATTTGAAAGAATGTGAGTTTCGGTTTAATCATAGACAAGAGAACATTTACCTTCTGGTGCTAAAACTGCTCAGAGAAAATCCTCTCAGCTAG
- the ftsY gene encoding signal recognition particle-docking protein FtsY, with amino-acid sequence MFGSDEDTARPEAAAPAGEAEETPVAVEQEAGEDVHSETAVAEAGTDERVAAAAESTEQEPPAEVEKDTESAATPEQDEPVAEVMADAALAATAVAAAAATAERPTAPALETCGLDPALAQSMILRLREAEPRLSVWLGIVLEGVEEAGDELWKRLRFLLRSLDAPAAEVDAFVDDFRGWLERMEYVQLDEFRSELQYRLTLALDMEDEEDERSRLFLKISEGLSRTREQFSRRLDSLFSSHGELNESFWEELEELFIMADLGYEPSLELVERLRERARKENVTRVEDVRGLLMAEVDEIFRLPRRISAVNPPEVVLFIGVNGVGKTTTIAKLAHRARMQGKKVMIAAADTFRAAAIEQLQVWAERVGALFHARPAGSDPASVAYEAMDRALAEKVDILFVDTAGRLQTKVNLMEELTKIRQVLGKKHEGAPHRCILVIDATTGQNALSQAKLFKEAAGVDELILTKLDGTAKGGVAIAVAMQEKLPITYVGLGEKLEDLRPFNGADYARALLGDLDQGK; translated from the coding sequence ATCTTCGGCAGTGACGAAGATACGGCCCGGCCGGAAGCCGCCGCCCCTGCTGGCGAGGCTGAGGAAACGCCTGTTGCGGTGGAGCAGGAGGCGGGCGAAGACGTCCATTCTGAAACTGCCGTAGCGGAAGCAGGTACGGATGAACGTGTCGCGGCTGCCGCTGAAAGCACGGAACAGGAACCTCCGGCCGAGGTGGAAAAAGACACGGAGAGCGCTGCTACGCCGGAACAGGACGAGCCCGTCGCTGAGGTCATGGCCGATGCGGCCCTTGCCGCCACTGCCGTTGCCGCGGCGGCTGCCACGGCCGAGCGTCCCACCGCGCCCGCGCTGGAGACCTGCGGTCTTGATCCCGCTCTGGCCCAGTCCATGATCCTGCGTCTGCGCGAGGCCGAACCGCGCCTCTCCGTCTGGCTGGGCATCGTGCTGGAAGGTGTGGAAGAAGCCGGGGACGAACTCTGGAAGCGTCTGCGCTTCCTGCTGCGTTCGCTGGATGCGCCCGCCGCCGAAGTGGACGCCTTCGTGGATGATTTCCGTGGCTGGCTGGAGCGTATGGAATATGTGCAGCTGGACGAATTCCGCTCCGAGTTGCAGTATCGCCTGACCCTGGCCCTGGACATGGAGGACGAGGAAGACGAGCGCAGCCGCCTGTTCCTCAAGATCAGCGAAGGCCTGAGCCGTACCCGCGAGCAGTTCTCCCGCCGTCTGGACAGCCTGTTCAGCAGCCACGGCGAACTCAACGAGAGTTTCTGGGAAGAGCTGGAAGAGCTCTTCATCATGGCCGACCTGGGCTACGAACCTTCGCTGGAGCTGGTGGAGCGTCTGCGTGAACGGGCCCGCAAGGAGAACGTGACCCGCGTGGAAGACGTACGCGGCCTGCTCATGGCCGAAGTGGACGAAATCTTCCGTCTGCCGCGTCGCATCAGCGCCGTGAACCCGCCCGAAGTGGTGCTCTTCATCGGCGTCAACGGCGTGGGCAAGACCACCACCATCGCCAAGCTGGCCCATCGTGCCCGCATGCAGGGCAAAAAGGTCATGATCGCCGCGGCCGACACCTTCCGTGCGGCGGCCATCGAGCAGCTGCAGGTCTGGGCCGAGCGCGTGGGCGCGCTCTTCCATGCCCGCCCCGCCGGTTCCGATCCGGCCTCCGTGGCCTACGAGGCCATGGATCGCGCCCTGGCCGAAAAGGTGGACATCCTCTTTGTGGATACCGCCGGCCGCCTGCAGACCAAGGTCAACCTGATGGAAGAGCTGACCAAGATCCGTCAGGTGCTGGGCAAGAAGCATGAAGGCGCGCCGCACCGTTGCATCCTGGTCATCGACGCCACCACCGGCCAGAACGCTCTTTCGCAGGCCAAGCTCTTCAAGGAAGCCGCCGGTGTGGACGAGCTCATCCTCACCAAGCTGGACGGTACGGCCAAGGGTGGCGTGGCCATCGCCGTGGCCATGCAGGAAAAGCTGCCCATCACCTATGTGGGCCTGGGCGAAAAGCTCGAAGACCTGCGGCCCTTCAACGGTGCCGACTATGCCCGCGCCCTGCTGGGCGACCTGGATCAGGGCAAGTAG
- the rplW gene encoding 50S ribosomal protein L23, with the protein MEFTQVLIKPLLTEKTTLLKDESRQVAFYVHPGANKLEIKQAVEKAFDVKVEAVNVVRKAPSNRERQGRVVGRKPGWKKAYVTLRQGDKIEFFEGV; encoded by the coding sequence ATGGAATTCACCCAGGTTCTTATCAAGCCCCTGCTGACGGAAAAGACCACCCTGCTGAAGGATGAGTCCCGTCAGGTGGCTTTCTATGTTCATCCCGGCGCCAACAAGCTTGAAATCAAGCAGGCCGTGGAAAAGGCTTTTGATGTGAAAGTTGAAGCGGTCAACGTGGTTCGCAAGGCTCCCTCCAATCGGGAACGCCAGGGTCGCGTGGTGGGCCGTAAGCCCGGCTGGAAGAAGGCCTATGTGACCTTGCGCCAGGGCGATAAAATCGAGTTCTTCGAGGGAGTGTAA
- the murJ gene encoding murein biosynthesis integral membrane protein MurJ, translating to MSLSHGNAPRPSGGARMARTAGMLALFTLLSRLLGLVRDMGMAWMVGCGPVADALVAALRLPHLLRRLLGEGSLSMTLTAWLVRHDVAQGQGDPLPALASGLFRRLVLVLGGLVLLGMLAAPQLLAFLAPALSPEALAEGSSLLRLCLPYVLLAGMAALGMAVLHCREVFWLPALSPVIFNVVVISAMLAGWLAGGTEAVPAALAAGMSAGGLAQWLAQWGYARHVFPATAMERPAAAPSGRELWGCLGRLPLGLLGAAAPQLVMLAAMGLAVGSQIAGLYYAERLLELPLGLIGACLGMASLPRLSRLAGEKDFAAFRRDMALALRWATLLSLPAAAGLWAVGPCLVDVLLHHGEFDATGVRQVTLALWAYLPCLPACAVSRCLLAGCNALGDVRLTALSSLLAVVFTLAGGAWLLHSMARDIYFCLPAAAASAALWGQTVWLWRGLRRRLRPLLPAPALLDGMACLRHVLAAGAAAAGALVVLRLCGMVCPLQELLSVVPVLLPGLPAMAGLALSIGAGCCAWGSALVLLGDADTRMLAHKLRTKLQGDSRS from the coding sequence ATGAGCCTTTCGCACGGCAATGCTCCCCGTCCTTCAGGCGGTGCCCGTATGGCCCGCACGGCCGGGATGCTGGCGTTGTTCACCCTGCTTTCCCGCCTGCTGGGACTGGTGCGCGACATGGGCATGGCCTGGATGGTGGGCTGCGGGCCGGTGGCCGATGCCCTGGTGGCGGCCCTGCGCCTGCCGCACCTGCTGCGCCGCCTGCTGGGCGAAGGCTCTTTGTCCATGACGCTCACGGCCTGGCTGGTGCGGCACGATGTGGCGCAAGGCCAGGGGGATCCGCTGCCCGCTCTGGCCTCCGGCCTGTTCCGGCGCCTCGTGCTGGTGCTGGGCGGCCTTGTCCTGCTGGGCATGCTGGCAGCGCCGCAATTGCTGGCCTTTCTGGCGCCCGCGCTTTCTCCTGAAGCCTTGGCGGAGGGCAGCAGCCTGCTCCGCCTTTGCCTGCCCTATGTTTTGCTGGCGGGGATGGCGGCCCTGGGCATGGCGGTGTTGCACTGCCGCGAAGTCTTCTGGCTGCCCGCGCTTTCGCCCGTCATCTTCAATGTGGTGGTCATCAGTGCCATGCTGGCGGGCTGGCTGGCGGGAGGCACAGAGGCTGTCCCGGCGGCACTGGCCGCGGGCATGAGCGCCGGGGGCCTGGCCCAGTGGCTGGCCCAATGGGGCTATGCCCGTCATGTATTCCCGGCGACCGCCATGGAGCGTCCGGCCGCCGCGCCCTCCGGCCGTGAGCTGTGGGGCTGCCTGGGGCGCTTGCCCCTGGGCCTGCTGGGGGCCGCCGCGCCGCAGCTGGTGATGCTGGCGGCCATGGGACTGGCGGTGGGCAGCCAGATCGCGGGCCTGTACTATGCCGAGCGCCTGCTGGAGCTGCCGCTGGGCCTGATCGGTGCCTGCCTCGGCATGGCCAGTTTGCCGCGTTTGAGCCGTCTGGCCGGAGAAAAAGATTTTGCCGCCTTCCGGCGGGACATGGCCCTGGCCTTGCGCTGGGCCACGCTCTTGTCCCTGCCTGCGGCGGCGGGGCTGTGGGCCGTGGGCCCCTGCCTTGTGGACGTCCTGCTGCATCACGGGGAATTCGATGCCACGGGGGTGCGGCAGGTGACCCTGGCCCTTTGGGCGTACCTGCCCTGCCTGCCCGCCTGCGCGGTGAGCCGCTGCCTGCTGGCGGGCTGCAACGCCCTGGGCGACGTGCGCCTGACGGCCTTGTCCTCGCTGCTTGCCGTTGTTTTTACGCTTGCAGGCGGGGCGTGGCTGTTACATAGTATGGCAAGGGACATATATTTTTGTTTGCCGGCTGCGGCGGCCAGTGCGGCCCTGTGGGGACAGACCGTCTGGCTGTGGCGGGGGCTGCGTCGACGTTTGCGGCCTTTGCTGCCCGCGCCGGCGCTTCTGGACGGCATGGCCTGTCTGCGGCATGTGCTGGCCGCGGGCGCGGCAGCCGCAGGTGCCCTGGTGGTCCTGCGCCTGTGCGGCATGGTCTGCCCGTTGCAGGAGCTGCTGTCCGTCGTGCCGGTCCTGTTGCCCGGGCTGCCCGCCATGGCGGGCCTGGCTCTGTCCATAGGGGCCGGATGTTGTGCCTGGGGGAGCGCCCTCGTTCTGCTTGGGGACGCCGATACGCGTATGCTGGCACATAAGCTGCGCACAAAATTGCAAGGAGATTCCCGCTCGTGA
- the rplB gene encoding 50S ribosomal protein L2 translates to MAVRKLKPTSAGRRFQTVSDFAEITRTTPEKSLTVGLTKKAGRNNRGRVTSRRRGGGVKRLYRIIDFKRNKFGIAAKVAHIEYDPNRTARIALLHYVDGEKRYIIAPVGLKQGDVVLAGEGADIKPGNAMQMSRIPVGTVIHNVELYPGKGGQLCRAAGTYAQLVAKEGKYALLRLPSGEVRKVLASCVATVGQVGNIQHENISLGKAGRNRWLGRRPQVRGVAMNPIDHPLGGGEGRSSGGRHPVSPWGMPAKGFKTRDKNKASSRLIIKRRGQK, encoded by the coding sequence ATGGCTGTCCGTAAGCTGAAACCGACCTCCGCCGGGCGTCGTTTCCAGACGGTTTCCGACTTTGCGGAAATCACCCGGACGACCCCTGAGAAGTCGCTCACCGTGGGCCTGACCAAGAAGGCCGGCCGCAACAACCGTGGCCGCGTGACCAGCCGTCGTCGTGGCGGCGGTGTGAAGCGCCTGTACCGCATCATCGACTTCAAGCGTAACAAGTTCGGCATCGCCGCCAAGGTTGCGCACATCGAATACGACCCCAACCGTACCGCCCGTATCGCCCTGCTCCACTACGTGGACGGCGAAAAGCGCTACATCATCGCTCCTGTGGGTCTGAAGCAGGGCGACGTGGTGCTGGCCGGTGAAGGTGCCGACATCAAGCCCGGCAACGCCATGCAGATGTCCCGCATCCCGGTGGGTACCGTGATCCACAACGTCGAGCTGTACCCCGGCAAGGGTGGCCAGCTCTGCCGCGCCGCTGGCACCTACGCCCAGCTCGTGGCCAAGGAAGGCAAGTACGCCCTGCTGCGTCTGCCCTCCGGCGAAGTGCGCAAGGTGCTGGCTTCCTGCGTGGCCACTGTGGGCCAGGTGGGCAACATCCAGCACGAAAACATCTCCCTGGGCAAGGCCGGCCGCAACCGCTGGCTGGGTCGCCGTCCTCAGGTCCGCGGTGTGGCCATGAACCCCATCGACCATCCCCTGGGCGGTGGCGAAGGCCGCAGCTCCGGTGGTCGTCATCCCGTGTCGCCCTGGGGTATGCCTGCCAAGGGCTTCAAGACCCGCGACAAGAACAAGGCTTCTTCGCGCCTTATCATTAAGCGCCGCGGCCAGAAGTAG
- the rplD gene encoding 50S ribosomal protein L4, with protein MATVKVYDQNKQECGELTLSADVFEVEARPEILNLVVRAQMAAKRAGTHMAKTRAFVSGGGVKPWKQKGTGRARSGSNRSPVWRGGAIVFGPQPRDYSFKVNSKVRALAMKMALSSRLAAENLLVVKGIELPEAKTKHFAKVAGTLGLNKALIVTAEESEALTRSARNIPGITLTTPDRLSVLEILRHKQLVLLEGAVAPVQARFEK; from the coding sequence ATGGCTACCGTGAAAGTTTATGACCAGAACAAGCAGGAATGCGGCGAACTGACGCTTTCCGCCGACGTGTTTGAAGTTGAGGCTCGTCCCGAGATCCTCAACCTCGTGGTGCGTGCCCAGATGGCCGCCAAGCGCGCCGGTACCCACATGGCCAAGACCCGCGCCTTCGTTTCCGGCGGCGGCGTGAAGCCCTGGAAGCAGAAGGGCACCGGTCGCGCCCGTTCCGGCTCCAATCGTTCGCCCGTGTGGCGTGGCGGCGCCATCGTGTTTGGCCCCCAGCCCCGCGATTACAGCTTCAAGGTCAACAGCAAGGTGCGCGCCCTGGCCATGAAGATGGCTCTGTCGAGCCGTCTGGCCGCCGAAAACCTGCTGGTGGTCAAGGGCATCGAACTGCCCGAAGCCAAGACCAAGCATTTTGCCAAAGTGGCCGGTACTCTGGGCCTGAACAAGGCTCTCATCGTGACCGCCGAGGAAAGCGAAGCCCTGACCCGCTCCGCCCGCAACATCCCCGGCATCACGCTGACCACGCCTGATCGTCTGAGCGTGCTGGAGATCCTCCGCCACAAGCAGCTGGTCCTGCTGGAAGGCGCCGTGGCGCCCGTGCAGGCCCGCTTTGAAAAATAA
- the rpsJ gene encoding 30S ribosomal protein S10 has protein sequence MTTVSSDRIRIKLKAYDYRILDKAVAEIVDTARNTGAGVAGPIPLPTNIHKYTIQRSVHVDKKSREQFEMRIHKRLMDILEPTQQTVDALGKLSLPAGVDVEIKL, from the coding sequence ATGACGACAGTTAGCAGTGATCGCATTCGGATCAAGCTCAAAGCCTACGATTACCGCATCCTGGACAAGGCTGTTGCGGAAATCGTGGATACGGCGCGCAATACCGGTGCCGGTGTGGCCGGGCCCATCCCGCTGCCCACCAATATTCATAAGTACACCATTCAGCGTTCCGTGCATGTGGACAAGAAGTCCCGTGAGCAGTTCGAAATGCGCATCCACAAGCGGCTTATGGACATCCTTGAACCCACGCAGCAGACCGTTGACGCCCTCGGCAAGCTTTCCCTGCCCGCTGGCGTGGACGTTGAAATCAAGCTCTAG
- a CDS encoding IS5 family transposase (programmed frameshift) — translation MSKAEMLTDDQWSVLEPLFQKERTGAGRPQIHSDREVLNGVLWVLRTGAAWADLPDRFPSSATCYRRFSKWVKDGRLRKILESLARHLEDNGLINLEECFIDGTFVVAKKGAQKLGKTKRGKGTKLMVIADASGLPIAVYTDSANPHEVRLVQATINEIVTLGRPRRIIGDRAYDSDPLDEALASQGIELIAPHRKNRKKPATQDGRLLRRYKRRWKIERLFAWLNKFKKAITRWERCVERFTALVHLAFSMILLRRVIKIAH, via the exons ATGAGCAAAGCCGAAATGCTAACTGATGATCAATGGTCTGTCCTGGAACCTCTTTTTCAGAAAGAGCGCACAGGCGCAGGACGTCCACAAATTCATTCTGACAGAGAAGTTTTAAATGGCGTCCTCTGGGTCTTGCGTACAGGCGCGGCATGGGCGGACTTACCGGACAGGTTTCCATCTTCCGCAACTTGCTATCGGAGATTCAGCAAATGGGTAAAAGATGGAAGGCTTCGAAAAATTCTGGAGTCTCTGGCCCGGCATCTTGAAGATAATGGCCTGATAAATCTGGAAGAATGCTTCATTGACGGCACATTCGTTGTCGCAAAAAAAGGGGCCCAAAAGT TGGGAAAGACCAAGCGGGGCAAAGGTACGAAGCTCATGGTTATTGCTGACGCTTCTGGTTTACCTATCGCCGTGTACACGGATTCTGCTAACCCTCATGAAGTCAGACTTGTCCAGGCTACAATCAATGAAATTGTCACGTTGGGACGACCCCGAAGAATTATTGGGGATCGTGCCTATGACAGCGATCCGCTTGATGAAGCCCTTGCTTCTCAGGGAATTGAACTCATCGCGCCGCACCGCAAGAATCGTAAAAAGCCGGCGACGCAAGACGGACGGCTCTTGCGCCGTTACAAAAGAAGATGGAAAATTGAACGCCTTTTTGCGTGGCTTAACAAATTTAAAAAGGCAATAACTCGTTGGGAAAGGTGCGTTGAACGTTTTACGGCTCTTGTCCACCTTGCTTTTTCTATGATTTTGTTGAGAAGAGTTATAAAAATTGCCCATTAA
- the queF gene encoding preQ(1) synthase, with translation MSTTRSQDQTQHLHVLGTGKMPELQGGPSTALLESFPNRYPQRPYVISIAFPEFTSLCPVTGQPDMGTITVEYIPDQLCVESKSFKLYMFAFRNHQSFMETITNTVLEDLWTVLEPCWCRVKGLFVPRGGTRIHVFAEQFKVMPEEKDAAVRAAVQAWRTESDPHRP, from the coding sequence ATGTCCACCACCCGCAGCCAGGACCAGACGCAGCACCTGCATGTGCTGGGGACCGGCAAGATGCCCGAATTGCAGGGCGGCCCCAGTACGGCGCTGCTGGAATCCTTCCCCAACCGTTACCCCCAGCGTCCCTACGTCATCAGCATCGCCTTCCCCGAGTTCACGTCCCTGTGCCCGGTGACGGGGCAGCCGGACATGGGCACCATCACCGTGGAGTACATCCCGGACCAGCTGTGCGTGGAATCCAAGAGCTTCAAGCTCTACATGTTCGCCTTCCGCAACCATCAGTCCTTCATGGAGACCATCACCAACACGGTGCTGGAAGATCTGTGGACCGTGCTCGAACCCTGCTGGTGCCGCGTCAAGGGCCTGTTCGTGCCCCGTGGCGGTACGCGCATCCATGTCTTTGCCGAGCAGTTCAAGGTCATGCCCGAGGAAAAGGACGCCGCCGTCCGGGCCGCTGTCCAGGCCTGGCGTACGGAAAGCGATCCGCACAGACCGTAA
- the rplC gene encoding 50S ribosomal protein L3, which translates to MAEKMGILGRKLGMTRIFAGDGAAVPVTVIQAGPCPVTQVKTVETDGYNALQIALTEDKEKHVSKAMKGHFAKAGTGLYRELREIRLENAPEMEPGQELTVEMFATGDKVKVTAKSIGKGYQGRMRRWNFAGSKDTHGCEKVHRNNGSIGNNTFPGHVFKGRKMAGHWGNETVTEMGLVIVDVRPADNVILVKGSVPGPKNGLVLIRKQ; encoded by the coding sequence ATGGCTGAGAAAATGGGAATTTTGGGTCGTAAACTTGGTATGACCCGCATTTTTGCCGGTGACGGCGCCGCTGTGCCCGTCACGGTGATTCAGGCCGGGCCCTGCCCCGTCACCCAGGTGAAGACCGTTGAAACCGACGGTTACAATGCTCTGCAGATCGCGCTGACCGAAGACAAGGAAAAGCACGTCAGCAAGGCCATGAAGGGCCACTTCGCCAAGGCCGGCACCGGCCTGTACCGCGAACTGCGTGAAATCCGCCTGGAAAACGCCCCTGAAATGGAACCCGGTCAGGAACTGACCGTGGAAATGTTTGCTACCGGCGACAAGGTCAAAGTGACCGCCAAGAGCATCGGTAAGGGCTACCAGGGCCGTATGCGCCGTTGGAACTTCGCCGGTTCCAAGGATACGCACGGTTGCGAAAAAGTGCACCGTAACAACGGCTCCATCGGTAACAACACCTTCCCCGGCCACGTGTTCAAGGGCCGTAAGATGGCTGGCCATTGGGGCAACGAAACCGTGACGGAAATGGGCCTTGTGATCGTTGACGTTCGTCCCGCCGACAACGTCATCCTGGTCAAGGGTTCCGTGCCCGGCCCCAAGAACGGGCTGGTGCTGATCCGCAAGCAGTAG
- the rpsS gene encoding 30S ribosomal protein S19 — MPRSLKKGPFIDGHLMKKVDAAVASNDHRVVKTWSRRSTILPEMVGLTFAVHNGKKFVPVFVTENMVGHKLGEFSPTRTFHGHAADKKAKAGKK, encoded by the coding sequence ATGCCCAGATCTTTGAAGAAAGGGCCGTTCATCGACGGCCACCTGATGAAGAAGGTTGACGCTGCGGTGGCCTCCAATGACCATCGCGTGGTGAAGACCTGGTCGCGCCGCTCGACCATCCTGCCCGAAATGGTGGGTCTGACCTTTGCGGTGCACAATGGCAAAAAGTTTGTGCCGGTGTTCGTGACCGAAAACATGGTGGGTCACAAGCTGGGCGAATTCTCGCCCACCCGTACCTTCCACGGCCACGCCGCTGACAAGAAGGCCAAGGCCGGCAAGAAGTAG